tttttttggtactATATTTACAGAGGCGGGTAGTTTCCAAAATCTCCTACCAGAAGTAAATCCTACGATAACAGATGATCGACCACTGACGTTCTTTGCACCTGAACTTCCAGAGGAGACGCTTTTGGAACGAGAACACAACGAAATATTAGCGAAGTTAAACTTTGTTGTTGCATTATGCGAATGTGTATGTGAGGTAGCAAGAACAAGAGCAGGACCTTTAGGTGCGCCTTTGGGTGGTATTGAACAAGCAAGCACTGCTGCAACGAGGAGGAGAGCAGAACAAGTAATTTTGCTTGTTAGAGCTCTCCAGTGGCTCAGTTCTGGACTAAATCTTGCAACTCAACAACTTAACGCTGGTCGGTTGCAGCCAACTACTACCGTTAAAGAAGGTAATTTtcgtttattataattatgaataattattatatattaaatataataatatataaagatgATTATATTTCAGTTGTGAATACAATGAACGAAAAATTCAGAACGTGCCTCTCAGAATGTAAACAGCTCAATAGTGCTGGGCTTCTTCATCAGACAGGAGCTACTGCAGATAAAATTCTTTACAACCATGCCATCCAAATGGTAAGTATCTGATAAATTtcctttactttctttttttttttaactaggTAAAAATATACCTATGAAatagatatatttatgaaaaactatatttttaacAGTGTCAGTCAGCAGCACTAGACGAATTGTTTGGCAACCCTGCAGAATGTTTTCAGCGGTATCACACAGCACAGATATTGCTCCATTCTTTATCACAACATGTCAGCCACAGTCAGGATAGAGCCCTCcttattaaatgtaatttatatattttttttattgtagaATACATATTCCTATTTTAAACACaatattttaaatcaaaatattaaaatgtatatattttattttagataaagATGCTGTTGAAAAACGCCTATACGTACTTCAACAACAAGGTTACATTTATGCAACCGATCCTACATAGCGCTTGTGAAAAATGGCAGCAGAGCGCAGCGACCCGCCCAAACCCGTATCGTGCTCGATATCTCTTTTCTGTAAGATATTCTGCCCTATTCTGTATAAAAACTGTTAATTCATTAATCATTAAGATCTTGCTACAAAGATGACATTGTAGAAAGAAGCAAATTTAAGATAACGTATATAGTAACTTTGTTAGATCTTACACAGAATAGGGTAGATTACCCCGTGGAAGAGTACGAAAGTGATTCTGTACAAGTTTCtttatatgatttattaataatgcgaacaatgaattaaaattatatatataatatagatattatattatatatatattgtaatgtACGTATGGTTGATTAACTTTATGACTAACCTTTATTTCATATCAAACAATAAACATGTGTATACTAATAGCATTGTGCGTTCAATGCAAGGCATGTTTCTTATTAAATAAGATAATAGTGATATAGTAACTGTTAAAAAAACAAGAGTAAAGTATTGTTTTCATTAGGTGATCTATATTAATGTTGTTTGCTACAAAAGTATCaccatgtatattattttttcttttcatccacAGCTGGTTCAATACTTGGTTTGTTATCCTTATAAATTGTGTAATTCAATGCTGTAGCAAGAGTAGTCCATGCTAAATATGGAATAGTCAACCAACCAGCAAGTGAATTCACATGATAAAAACATATACCCATTGCTACAGTACTTCCCcataataaaacaatttcataCAAAGCCTAAAAGCATAAAAGGAGATAAATGAAAAGGTAATTAAAATCtgtgatatatttatttctaccaAAATACCCATTTTATCTTGTGTAATCCAAAGAACAGTGGTGTCCAAGACCAATTTAGTATTAAATTAGTTCCGTAAATAGAAAGAGGTACTATTGCTTCCTTGAAACCACCACCATCTCTCCATACTAAATATGAAGAATACCCCATTGTGCAATAAAGGGTTGTCCATACTGGAGCGAATGCCCAGTTTGGTGGAGTCCAACATGGTCTTTTTAAAGACTGTTAAATATGattcaaaacatttattattttattaaaactaacttcatttgaaaagaattttaatgtaATCAATGGTCAAAAGTGAGAATACATTGTAGTACATTAAAAACGAATGAATCTCTCTTAGTATAAAAACCGTAGAGATGAAAGACGGAGTGCGTGAGCGAGCTGAAAAAAACATGTAGGGATAAAAAGAGAACGTTACATACAGGTCTCTTGTGTTTTTCTCTAATAACGCTTACAATAAATATGAAAGCGCAATACCGATCAACAAGCAGCGTTAATGTGCATATCTCattagacaaggacagaagGAGTCCCTATGCAACGTTTTTTTCCTATTTCTATATCGCACGTATTTACACAATAATATATGATTCGCGTACTCTGTTCTTAGATAAGAATCTTTATCTTACAATATTCTTTAAGTTGCTGAATATATGTGAGATTTTTCAagcatttaatataataaaataaaacggaaaaatatataatttatttagaaataaattcttattttagCCGAGTAAAAATTGAACataatcaattttaattaatagatGCAATAATCGAgacttttttgttattttattacaaataatattcaaaactaGTATTTGTTAGTATATTACAAAGTTTTATACCACTctctatgtatatttattcataaattaaatttattggcTAAAATTTTCTGACTCCACGTTCCACTACTGGATTTGAGTAGTTCTAACGATTAATCGATTTAATTACCTCATACCAGGGTTTGATATTTTTTCTAGTGATGTAACTTCCAGCCCATCCTCCTATATTCGGATAAATAACAGCTGCCACAACCGGACAAGATACTTTTACAGGCATTTTACTTAGAAGGAAATATTATTTGACTATTTTTCAAAATACCTGAACATAGATTGCAGAGAGTAGAGAAAATGCGTTTATTACGTTTCGCGACTGACGTCTTTCTAGTGGTGTACTTACTGCTTACACTTACTTCGGAGAACTATCGGCACACCTACACACTTTTACTTGTTACAAGCATTATTACGTACATTGGTAACAATGATTACGATGAATTTACATCGTCATGAATACTTATGCAATGTAAtgcaattaatattataaataaaattacaactatcatataaaatcatatatttcTCATACATGAGATAAAAAcatattatacacatatttaataaaaataacgtacTAACAATAATGAATGCAAAAAATAGCTTCATCACAGATAGAATATTTCATGATTATTTACACAATAAATCgctatttttttttgtataaaatttggaATGTTAGTTGGTATATGTATTCGCTATTAGATATgagattgttttattttattgattttctgcATCAATAGAAATATAAGCACAAATATACGTACACCGTCATGTACACACGtatgattgaaaatttattattttatttaatattaggcgagttacatatttttatttacatatataatttaataaatatattaagaataaaacaaataagTTTATATTACACAAATGTGCAAAATGTCATGCATGATAATTATAAGTGACTATTAACTGTAACTAGCATAAGTATCCCATGAGTATACGGGTGTGTGCGTGAACATATATTATTCTAGTTAAATTGTCACAATAGTACATAATAACACGCACACATATAGGCGCATATGTACTTCTATGtgaatataacattacgtttgagaccatttttctttttctcttagtACACGTACAAGGTATATTTATGTTTTGACGCaaacaaaatttgtttatacATCATTTCTgagagaaataaatttaaatttcaacatGAATTTAAATGTTAgcaagtataaaatataacatctTCAAGGAACATTTTTTTAGAAGATAGAATGTGAACAAATTTCTTACTAAATTGCTACATAAAATTGCTGTTTTAAAAGGGTATATTAATAtactttaatttttttttaaattaacagtaAATACGcataattttgttgatatctaGAAAAGTAAACTTGATGTGGAAAGGCATAAAAAAGAATACTTCCAAATAATTCATTTCTACATTACAAgttagtacatatatattaaatggGTCTTGTGTTAATGAGAGTGATAGAAAGACGACAATCCATGGAAGAATTTTCCAGTGTTTTGTTTACTTTTGGTTGGTATTCTTTAGTCAGAGTtaatcgatatatttattttatttgcatttctTCATTATAGTTCTGCCTgacatttgtatttttcttattcattaatattcattccatatttcattaatctttttatcaTACTCGTCTCATTAAAAAACtctcgttaattttatttcactcgcATTTCTGAGCTTTCACTTCCTTTTCCCCATTTACTTCCTTTTTTCGTTCAGTTTTGGAAAAAAACACTCCAGCAAAGTGATATTTAACGCGTTCTCTTAGTTTTTGACGAATTACCATGGTAGTTGTTATTGTATTACCTAGGAACAATACCAAGAACATACCACTAAGGACTGGAACATGCCATGTAGCTTCTGGATGGGATACTAATGTGTATAAAACATATGCATTGTATAACTGAAATACATATCCAACAAAAAGGAATGGCAATAAAAACGATAATCCACGCCACATCCATGAATGGAAACCTTCGATAGTAATATCCATATTATGCCTTTCACCTAATGCTTTCAACCGATACAAAACACCCCGCTGATAACAAAATTGCAGAGACTGTACTACACCTGCAAATAAAACAtactatattttatgtaaataaaagaaattgttggataaatttttgataaataacATACTGATGTAAACATTGAACCACATAAATTGTTGTCTAAATGAATACCATGGCCCTGTGTTAGGCCATACTAATAACAGACCAGATACTACAGTCGAAAAGAAATGGTGAAATCTCCACCAACCTTTTATTCTTGAACCATTTACTTTTAATATACTTTCCCTTATTGTCAATGTACAATAATACCAGACTAAAAGGAACATAAAACTAAGTTCCAAAGTTCTGTAACAGATATTACCAATAAGAggttattataaatatactttctgtttcaatacaaaataaataatatatattacctgACATTAGTTACCAGATTTAACATAGATAAAATAAAACCGATTACAGAAAGgactaatttaaatttttcatattcatCTTTATATTTGAACCTGAAAGATAAATGAGATGTTCAaatatacgtcctataatgtTTTGTCTGTTGGATAAATGACTATTACTGTCATCCTTACTTAtcatttttgtttaaaatgGAAACATTAACATTGCCTAAAATAATTTGAAGATATGTGCCATTTGGTTTTGGTAATGTTTGTTCTATTTCATGTAACTGCTGTTTTCTTTTAGCCATCTCTTTGCTTAAACTTTTTTGTGCTTCGCTCGCATGTAATCTAAAGTTAAATAAGAACATATTCAAttgtttaaagaaaattaattaaaaaagtatatacatattaaaacaATTACTTACTGTTTCAATGATTTTGATATTATACTCATCCGGTATTTTTGGTGAGAAATTCCTTTCAAACATTTTGCTTGAAGTTCACTTACTTCCTCTAATTTTGCAAGATATTCTTTGTTCAATGCCtgttaacaaaatttaaatattgatgACGTTAAAACACtattaatattcaaaatacctCACACAATATGGAGAAATATTGTTTGTTCCAAATGTATTGATTAAACAATGAACAGTAATGAAAAGAACAAAGAAATGTTTCGTGATAGTATTTCAAACACGTTTATGAATATATCTTCGAAAAAAGGGTTTTTAAATTTcaggaaatattatataaaagtatttttatgcACCGGTTGCGATTatggataaataaaaaatacacttAACCTCATAGAAAATGGTCCAACGTTTAAACCACCGACAACATCAGTACCCAGGATTAACAAAAAATTATCTTACTTCTAATTCCTTGTACTCTTGTGCTAGGTCGTTCCAGTCTTTTAAACAGGATTCAACATCAGTATCCATCGcagcaaaaaaaaaagggaCGATGGCCAACGAGCAACGACTCACTAAAGTTTCAGGTACGCAATGATTTGCGGTGTTCTTATAGACCTGAGCCAAGCACTTCCTCGTGCATCTAAGTAACGAAGGAGAGCTCTGGAAACAGTCTCTTATTAGTCGTGCTAATCTTCGAATATATGATGAACATGTATTTCATATTTAGCATAGAGAATTTAAATTTTGCAATGTAATTTGAACTTCAtccaatattaaaatttatttattttttattattaattttattttcaatgtatatttatttggtacatttcttttttctaaagcattttaacaaattttatcttCTAGATTTTCGCAAACCCAATGGAAGATTTTGGAAAACAGTTTTGATAACGCTCATTGGTTTCTATAAATAGAAgattaacaattttaatattgtatcaaaatatttaattagattTTTCCAACTTATATTTGAATAGTAAAAAAAGTTgacttttatgaaattttatttttatgaaataatgaattaaatataattataattgctaAATTTGCTGAAATATATTTGAGTTATTTGTCAGTAAAATTGGGCATTTCATTACTGTCCATCTTACATAATTCAAGTGATAACGATATCAcattcattaattatatttaatacacaATTTAAATTTGACTACAGCAGGAATTACTTAAATAGTATTAGCATGGTGATgaaatcgatatatttttattaatgtcaaaaattaagaaacatataacgaatgaatattgaaaaattttgtaagaaataaaattacaaatttacatataatacattcattataatgtcaaattcattataatgttaaaaatatcatataatatattctataatattctgTGCATTTCGTATGTTAAGCTGTAAGTATATAGTGTATAGCTACAAGCAGAGAGAATTATATAGCTACTAAAATTAACAATATCTTctgaaaatattggaaaacaTTGCTTCTCCGATACATAATTCTAGATTagatcaaaatcaaataaagtTTCTTCCTTCTAATTAACGAATCACTAATAAAAACGTAGACGCAGGTCATTTTTTCAAACTCTTTGACTACATAATGTTTACCTACGAAGGTTGCTGTTTATACTTTTAGTAGAGTAATTAgggatttattaatttaaattcgtGTTTTAAATTTATCAATCATAAAATGTCAGCTGATCGAGCCACTGTTCAGGTAAACTATCGGTAGAATCGCCATTTGCGAACAGTACCATACAGTCGGTGAATTTAACCCGCGTCCTGTTGTATCGTTGAACACGCGAATTTTTTCACGGTCGTTGACCAGACAGCTCCACCGATCTGCGAAGACAAAAGTGCTTTGCATTCTCTGGTAAACATGTTCCTTTATATTCATCGCACTTCATTTTGACTGTTCAACGTTGATCTTCTGACCCAACGCGTAAAAAGTATCACCTGCTTGGACGTTTCTTCATCCGTCGTGGAATACACGAATTTCAATGATAAGCACTTCTTTACAGATGTTGATTAGTTTCAGAAATCAGTCaaggattaaaatataatagaatttctaataacaataaataaaattttcttttacaaactTTTTCGATGTATGATTACAACACGTGTAAAttgaatgtatatataattatggcATTGCATCATTAAGTATGCCTGAATGAGGATTACGCTTTAATCACTTTCATAATGTTGTAATTATGTGCAAGATATCAAATAGTTTTCAATTTGTATTAACATATAAGATATACGTTAGAAAACACGATACTGCctcataaaaaatttcaaatgagGAATTCACAAAAACACGAGCGCACCGTTTGAAATAAGATGAATTTTACCAGTGGCCTCTTTTTACAGTGGACCTATTTTGTTGTAGTATTCTAAAGTAGATATTCTGTCTAGATGGAAGGTATCGAATGCATTATTTATAAATGCTATCGTCCTGTTCAAAATCTTCTTACCTTATTCAATTTTACATATGTAGAATATCTTTCCTCCTTATCtatgtaaattacattttattatgttCTTAGATATATTGTACACTGCGTTTTCCtttaaataatcatttacaAGTCTTTAAtaacaaaacaacacgtgaaaTGATGAACTTTGATACCACTTTTTTTTTGTACTTCATAACATATTTATTaacgtacataaatatttattactgaTTGAAGCCAATTTTTTCAGTAGTCATACGTTAAACATTTTTGAAATACCGAATGAGAttctgaaatatattaaatatagaaaatattttaaattattaaattgttgattattattatgtattaaaagcatatatagtatatataataatcatgGCTTAGTATGAATAATACTAGTTATGAAATAGATATAATACATGATagtattattaaatttgttcctataatgaaattttatatagcTTATAATACTTTATTCTTGGAACCTCGCACGTGGTCCCCACTCCATGTAAGAAGTTTCAGCAGGAGATTTAAATATCTTCGAAACTGTTAAACAGTGTGTAGTAGTCAGACGTTATGGGCTTGGGGTAACCACGATCAGACCGCGAGGAAGTATCAGTGTTTGCCAACACATGAAAAACTGATTAGTAGTGTATTTGATAATCTATTTGAAATAATCTTAACGGAtttgtttctataaaaataaaaagatatatatatattaatatgatattttCAGACATGATTGTTtcacaataataaatataaaaagctcAACGGCAATAATTAAAGATAAGTTTCAGTGACTGTAAAATTAGTGAACCTACAGGaagttaaagaaataatagtgttatatataaaaacattattCTACAATAAGCACAAAACTGTTTGATCTATTTATTGTTCTTAATTACTCGTTGTTATAGTTATAGTGATTGCCTCAATTTGAACTTAATTGATCATATATAAGAATCGGAAGTACGAATTAAGAAAGATATTACATTTACGTCAGTATATAACAAACGTGCGTGTTCTAATATCAACAATCTCTCGGTACCATCAAACTGTAATCAGTTTAACACATACGCAGCCTATATCATGTAAATTAATTGTAGATAAATATTAAGATAATAACAAAGTAACCGAAGAAGTATTACAAACAGCGATTTACATTAATTACTTGTTATTATGTTAATCTCAGCGACACTGTAAATGATTTGAAAATAAGAACGTGGTAAATCACAAAATGAAGGAATTCTCGTGGATGAAAGTGGAAACCTGCAGCCGAGAGGTAAACGGCTTCTAGATAACGGTCATAGTAAACGGTATTCGATCTTCTTCTTCACGTGTATACCAGTGTTTTGTAATCGGCGTGTAACTTCAATATTTTCCTCGAATTCTGCTCTCTTTACGATTCGATACTTTCTATTACCGTACCTACTTCCGGTTATAAACGGAAACCGCAATAATTGTCAAGGTGCCCGGGAGAAAAGTACAACTGAAAAATATTTACCACGAGAGAAGTATGATCGATCACGTTATCAGAAAAAATATACGAATCGGCGTTGATACAATGATCATAAAAACGATTCTGTTATCGCTTTAAATTGTCAGCCAGTGTTATCGCCTGATTGATCTCGAGTTATTAAACATGACatcagagaaagaaaagaagagctTCTTTAGCGTTGTTAAACGACTTCTATTTCAATGAAGTCATTTCTGAGATTTCGAAGGAAGAACGATTCGTCGGcaaaataaaagttttaaattTAAGACTCAACAACGTGTGTTCAATGTAAAACATATAACACCCTGAGATAGTATCGTGTCAGCGGTAATCATCGTTTCTTCGCATTAACGGTAAATAAGGAAGAATCATCGGTGAATTATGAAGATGAAAGTTGCGCAAAATGTTTTCAAAACCGGCAAATCTGTAAACGTTTCCAATAAAGTTACCGCGTTGAAACAATGTGCATCTGGTTGCGATTGCACAGGCGCGTCGCAAGCATCGAGGATCGATGATCCCTCCGATATCTCGAAATCTATAGATGGCGCGAATAAGTCGAACATAAAGACCACAGAAAAATCGCGCGACAGAAAACTTGCTACTGTGGTGACAACGGCGTCCAAAAGTGTTATACGGGAAGCACCAGAACCACGGGGAATTCCTGTTTTTGGGACGCTTTTGTCATTCATTCTTTCTGGCGGCCCAAAAAAGCAACATGAATACGTTCATAGAAGACACAAGGAATTGGGTCCAGTTTATAGGGAACGTTTAGGACCAGTTACAGCAGTTTTCGTAAATTCAATCCATGAGTATCGAAGAATTTTTAGACTAGAAGGTTCGGCGCCAAAACATTTCCTACCAGAAGCTTGGACACTTTACAACGAAATACGGAAATGTCGCCGCGGTTTACTGTTCATGTATAGTAACTTTAAGCATTTCTTTGGttaaaaaatatcacaaaaGTCATTTTTAgtgtataaatatgtacatcaCAGATAAAACTCAGTTTTGATCATTATTGTACATAAGTTGTACATATTGTACATACCACATAGTATGGTGGTATGTTAAGAGCGTAAATGaaggaaattcaaattttttggttgaattttaaaatgaacATTTATATCTTGATAGGGATGGCGAGGAATGGATACATTTTCGTAAGATTTTAAATAAAGTAATGTTAGTACCAGATCCAACAAATTTAATGTTTGAGCCGTGTCAAGAGGTGGCCATTGGACTTAGACAGAAATGGCAGAAACAGATTAAGACTGATGCTATCATAACGAATTTACAGGTTCAACTTTATCAATGGTCTATCGAGGGTAAAAATAACTTACTTTAATCGAAAGTCCAAGGTAGAAAAGCATTTATAGAAGCTCGCTTTTTATTTTGCAGCAATGATGGCCACGTTAATGGGACCCTGTTGGCATTTTCATAAGAAACAGTTGTCTCGAGACTTCGAAATATTAGCGAAAACGTTGCACAAAATATTCGAGTATTCAGCTAAATTATCCATTATACCAGCTAAACTAGCTATGAATTTACGCTTACCTGTTTGGAGGAAATTTATTGCATCAGCTGACACAGCTTTCGAAATTGTTCGAGTACTGGTCCCGGAAATGACTAAATTAGGTGGCGACGGTTTGTTAAAGAAAATGATGGATGAAGGTATTCAAACCGAAGACGCAATCTGCATCGTTACCGATTTCATTTTAGCAGCTGGTGATACGGTTAGCTCAACTGCAACCGACAGGATAATATGattcatttgaaatttgaatttaaagattaataagaatagaataaagaaaagaattcaagaaaaatttaaatttaaaattaaatttcaatatgaTTCAGTTGTTACTTATTTTACATACATTGTTAGTATTTGAAAactaattttatactttatgcTCAGACAGCGACCACCTTGCAATGGATATTGTTACTGTTATGTAATCATCCCGAAAGGCAAGAGGAACTATTTGAACAATTGAAGGATCTTTCACAGAGAGATATATTGCACGTACCATTATTAAAAGGCGTAATCAAAGAATCTCTTCGACTGTATCCTATAGCTCCATTTATATCTAGATATTTACCGGAAGACAGTGTGATTAGTAATTACTTTGTACCAAAAGGGGTAAATGAATTTATACTATATGTTACTTATAATAAACATATCGATAAACAATAAAGAAGGTATTTAAAAATCacgtgatattttattataggaGCTACTCGTATTATCACTTTATTCGAGTGGTCGCGACGCTGCGAACTTTTCGCAACCAAATGAGTTCCTTCCGGAAAGATGGATTAGAACGGAAAAAGGCACTTATCAAGGTGTAATTCATCCACATGGGAGTTTACCATTCGCCTTAGGCGTTAGAAGTTGCATTGGTCGAAAATTAGCAGAAATACAAATATCGCTTGCATTGGCAGAGGTGCGAAAATAATAAACTTAAGATATGTTAagatttattgaatttatttgattttatcttAAAAATTGCAGTTGATTAAATCATTCAAAATAGAATGTATAAATAAGGATCaggttaaattaattttacactTGATATCTGTACCGTCGGAGTCGATGAAGTTAAAGCTGCTGGAGAGAAACTAATAGATAATATATCGAAGTCAAATATCATTCAAGGaaagtatttttcattttctgttttttatttatttgctcCTCCGAAATAATGTGTTACCcatttacatttatatcgaataaactaagattgaaatattttcgtcattatacatacatacatgtttgTGTATGCACGCGCACGCatgtaattatttacaattatcagcatttaaatatatatttataattaaatgacacttataaattgtatatttatacatcAATTCCATGtcttaaaatatattcacaatAAGCACGATCGAAGTATAGTACGAACCAAATGTTTCGTTATATAAAAGTCTCATTAAGTGCTTTCTACTTAAAGAATATTGATTAAATGTTTAAATCATCATAATTATAACAGTTGCTCACGCCATTGCTAGTAAATATCACAATTTCACAGGGTGTTTCGGTGTGGATAGGATAATAAAAAGTAACAAAACATCGTTATTCATCCTGTACTTTTGATTTACTTCTCCATAAATTTAAGCATACCCGGTTTTAGTAACCGTatcgaaacaccctgtatatataaaattaattcgtCATTAACGTTGGCACAAAACGTTGTTGATGATTTTTCTTACTTCGTCTAGAAATTCCTGAAAACTTTCAGTGGTAGAAAAATCTTGAAATGCTTGAACTCTTTCAGGCTTTGTCATCGGGGCTGTCAGAAACCTCTTCACGCAACAGGATTTCAGTTCGTGGCACGAATTCACTCTCGCCCAGTTCCACGCTTTACTgaagtttttataatttaactGAGAAATAGAACTTTCTGTAAGAATATCCGATATATCAGCCATAAGAAATTTATCAGCCAATAGCACGGCATCTAGCAGTgattcgatagttctattttcgAAAGTTGCTCCATTAGCAGCTAACAACAATGTGTTAAGACCTTCTTTCGATGTGTTTCGTAATTTAACACGTTTCTTGCCCGATTCTGAAAAGTACCCTTCAAGCATGGCAGAAAATGCATCCGATTTCTGACACAGCGTTTGCCTACAAGCGTCGACAGTCGTACCATCGTCCAGTTCAAATGTAACCGTTGCAGGTTTGGGATGATTGTCATATACTCTTGGAAAATCAGTCGAAGCAGTGTCCGTGATTTGACACTTCTCTATAATCTCAGGTTGAATTTCAAGCGTGTTTGCTAGTCGACAAATTGACCAAATAGCGTTTTCGTGAAGAACATGCTGTTGGTCGGATAGAAcgtgaaatattaattgaagACCACCGTGATTGTTCAATAGCGATTTTAGAATATATCGCGACTTAATTAGGAATGGTATCGAAACTGCGATAACCAATTTATGAGCTTCCTCTCCGCGAAGCAATATGGATGTAAGTTCACCTACTGCTCCGCCGGTTTCTGCTAAAACACATAAC
This DNA window, taken from Bombus terrestris chromosome 3, iyBomTerr1.2, whole genome shotgun sequence, encodes the following:
- the LOC100644009 gene encoding cytochrome P450 315a1, mitochondrial isoform X2 gives rise to the protein MKMKVAQNVFKTGKSVNVSNKVTALKQCASGCDCTGASQASRIDDPSDISKSIDGANKSNIKTTEKSRDRKLATVVTTASKSVIREAPEPRGIPVFGTLLSFILSGGPKKQHEYVHRRHKELGPVYRERLGPVTAVFVNSIHEYRRIFRLEGSAPKHFLPEAWTLYNEIRKCRRGLLFMDGEEWIHFRKILNKVMLVPDPTNLMFEPCQEVAIGLRQKWQKQIKTDAIITNLQVQLYQWSIEAMMATLMGPCWHFHKKQLSRDFEILAKTLHKIFEYSAKLSIIPAKLAMNLRLPVWRKFIASADTAFEIVRVLVPEMTKLGGDGLLKKMMDEATTLQWILLLLCNHPERQEELFEQLKDLSQRDILHVPLLKGVIKESLRLYPIAPFISRYLPEDSVISNYFVPKGELLVLSLYSSGRDAANFSQPNEFLPERWIRTEKGTYQGVIHPHGSLPFALGVRSCIGRKLAEIQISLALAELIKSFKIECINKDQVKLILHLISVPSESMKLKLLERN
- the LOC100644009 gene encoding cytochrome P450 315a1, mitochondrial isoform X1 gives rise to the protein MKMKVAQNVFKTGKSVNVSNKVTALKQCASGCDCTGASQASRIDDPSDISKSIDGANKSNIKTTEKSRDRKLATVVTTASKSVIREAPEPRGIPVFGTLLSFILSGGPKKQHEYVHRRHKELGPVYRERLGPVTAVFVNSIHEYRRIFRLEGSAPKHFLPEAWTLYNEIRKCRRGLLFMDGEEWIHFRKILNKVMLVPDPTNLMFEPCQEVAIGLRQKWQKQIKTDAIITNLQVQLYQWSIEAMMATLMGPCWHFHKKQLSRDFEILAKTLHKIFEYSAKLSIIPAKLAMNLRLPVWRKFIASADTAFEIVRVLVPEMTKLGGDGLLKKMMDEGIQTEDAICIVTDFILAAGDTTATTLQWILLLLCNHPERQEELFEQLKDLSQRDILHVPLLKGVIKESLRLYPIAPFISRYLPEDSVISNYFVPKGELLVLSLYSSGRDAANFSQPNEFLPERWIRTEKGTYQGVIHPHGSLPFALGVRSCIGRKLAEIQISLALAELIKSFKIECINKDQVKLILHLISVPSESMKLKLLERN